The sequence CCGCAATATCGGCGGGGTCGTGCACGATGATTTTGACCTCACTGGCCTGGGCAACCACACTGGCCTCCGGCCACTGGCCAAAGGGCTTGGGCGACAAGGTGACCCAGTCAATGTCGCCGCGCAATGGGGCAATTCCGCTGGTTTCTAGGTGCACCCGGCGGCCCAGGGCATGCAGGGCGTCCACCAGGGGGGCGAGATCGAACAGGATGGGTTCCCCACCCGTGATGACCACGACCGCCCCGTCAGGACTGTCTTGCCGGACGACCTCGGCCAAGTCGGTGTCGCTCATCAGGGTTACGCCTGCCGGACGGTAGTCCTTGTGCCAGGTGCCCGCACTGTCACACCAGGGACAGGCCTGTGGGCAACCATAGAGCCGAATGAAGTAGGCGGCGCGGCCCAAGTGCACGCCTTCTCCTTGCCAGGTGTAGAAGCGCTCATAGACGGGATATTTCATTCCCAGTACTCGCACGAAGAGTCAGGCGTTTCCCAGAGGGTGACCCTCAGCCGCAGGTCGTCCCCATCATCGCCGTCCGGCAGATCGGCGCGCACACGTTCCAAGGTCTTGCGGTGCAAGTAGGCTACGATCACTTCTGCCGTCGTGTCATCCCCCAGGTCGGGCAAATCGTTGAGGTAGGCGTGATCTAAGCCGCCCTGGTCAACGTCTTTTTTGGCCCATTTGAGCGTCTTGAAGTCGGCCACCATGATGTGCCGTTTCACGTGAGCACTGGGGCGCAATTGCTCAGAGGTCAGGGCCATGCGCACGCGGTAGGTGTGGCCGTGGAGGCGACCACACGGGCCGTCATAGCCGGTGATGACGTGAGCCGAATCAAAGGTAAATTCGGTCGTCAGGGTCCAAGGCATCAGGGCGCTGCACTCGGGGACAAATACTTCGCTGTGCAGATGGTATTGATCCCGCCCCGCATCCCGTAATCGCAACGAACTTCCAGGCTGAGGGGATTAAGGAGGGCCACCAGACCAGCCAAGACCCGCCGCGTTGCATGCTCGTGGTAAATGCCCACAAAACGGTAGCTCGTCAGGTAGTATTTCAGACTTTTCAGTTCGACGCAGGTGTCGCGCGGGTGATAGCGGATTTCCAAGCGGCCAAAGTCAGGCAGGCCACTCCAGGGACAGACTGGGCTAAACTCATCGGTGATGATCTCGATCTGCATGGGCTCCCCGGGGTAACGCACGGGGTCGTCTTCCCGCAGGTGGGGAAAAGTACCGAGGACAGCCACATCAATTGCGTCGAGACCTTGCACGTCGTAGCGGCGGTCAAAACCAGGGTTTTGGGGACCACAATCAGTCCCAGGAATTGCATTCGTCATTGTGTTCTCCCTGACGACCACGGGCTGGACACCGCATGGCCGGGATGACAGCACAGGTCATCCTTGTTGGGAGGTTGTCTCCTGCGGCAAAGCGCTTGGGACAAGCTCGGGGGCATTATGGGGATTGAGGTGCCATGCGGCAAGGCCAGAGACTCAGTCTTTGGAGCTCATTTCTGATAGGAGAAGAGTGCGCGTTGTCCCGTACAGAACCCGCTACGTTTCCAGCGCTTGCTCCGGGTCCCGTCAGCACGTGGGTTCGTAGCACAACCCTAACCCTGTGGACAAGGGGTGGACTGGGATAGTCTCCACCACGACACGTTGATCAGCCTGCTTGAATGACCTGCGAGCAACGGTACGCCAGCGATCACGGCTTTCGCGTGCTAGATCGTGTATGAAAGGTTGCCAAGGGGTGGGTTGAGCCCGCTTCCACCGCAGAGTCTTCTGGACTCGGGAAGCAGGTTCAGACTGCTCATCTCAATCCCTGGTGTCGGGAAGTTGACGGCCTGCTACGTCCTGAGAGAGACAAGCCTGCTTCAAAAAATTCAGGAGTTGGGGGCTGATGGGCCGCATGCGGAGGTCTCTCGCCTGCTCGGCGACAATCCGGGGCGGTCACGGGATACTGCCGCATCTCGACAGTTGGGACTCCTTGCTTTAGACACGTACTCAAAGAGCATGGGCTATTGAAAATGAGGAGCAGAGAGCGAACGAACAGGGCGGATGTGCTGAGTAGGGTTCGCTGTCGTTTTGTGACGAGTCCTTGCCTGAGACGTTACGTGCGGCGCCCCATACCCTGGCGACAATCCGTCGGATCCCTTGCCTCCCTGTCACTTGCGTTTCCAACCCCTCTTGGTAAGAGATGCACCACGTCCCCTGCTCAAAGTGTCTAGAGTGTCCGTGGCGCAAGCCATCCTTCGGGGCGGGGCGAAATTCCCCACCGGCGGTGATCATGACCTAGCCCCAACAGCCCGGCATGTCAGCCCGCGAAGCCAGGCCCAAATGCACCACAGGCCCAGCCCGACTCGGTGAGATTCCGAGGCCGACGGTCACAGTCCGGATGAGAGAAGGAGGAAGTCGATTCGCCCCCGCGAATCGGCAGCTGACATGTATACCGGAATTCATCCGCCAGACCAGTTGTTCATGCAAGAAGCCCTGACACTCGCCGCGCGCGGGCTGGGCCGAACCACCCCCAATCCGCCGGTTGGCTGCGTGATCGTGCGCGAGGGTAAGGTCGTTGGGCGCGGCTTTCACCCGCGGGCCGGAGAGCCACACGCCGAGGTGTTCGCGCTGCGTGAGGCAGGCGCCCGCGCCCGCGGAGCCACCGCCTACGTCACCTTGGAGCCGTGCAGCCACTTCGGCCACACGCCGCCCTGTGCCGACGCCCTGATCGCGGCCGGAGTGTCACGCGTAGTAGTCGCCGCCCTCGACCCCAATCCGCAGGTCGGCGGACACGGCGTGGAGCGCCTGCACGCCGCAGGAATCGACGTCACGGTCGGTGTCTTGGCCCCAGAGGCGCTACGCCAGCAAGCGGGCTTTCGCAGCCTGATCCTGCGGAAGCGGCCCTGGGTGATCTACAAGTACGCCATGACCCTCGATGGCCGGGTGGCGGCCACCTCCGGCGACAGCCGCTGGATCAGTGGGGAGGCCGCCCGGGCTCTCGTCCACCGGTGGCGCGACGAGCTGGACGCCGTCGGGGTGGGCGGGGGCACGGTGCTCGCCGACGATCCCCGGCTTACGACCCGCGGTGTCCCCGGCGGGCGCGACCCCCGACCTGTCCTGTTCGACCGCCGGGGCCGCACTCCGGGAACAGCACGGGCCCTGCGGCCGGGTGCCGTAGTCGTCACTGCGCCCGGTCGCGACACCACGCATCTAGAAGCAGAGGGCGTGGACATCGTGCATGCTGATGGCCTCTCGGAGGCGCTGGAGGCGCTGGGCACGCTCAGCATCTCGAGTCTGCTGCTCGAGGGCGGGCCAATCTTGGCTGGCGCCCTGTTCGCAGCCGATCTGATTGACGAGGTGCGCGCCTTCGTGTCCCCGAAGCTGCTGGGGCTGGGCTTAAATCCCCTGGCTGCCCCTGGGCCACTGCGGATGAGTCAGGCGCGAGACCTGCAGGGCGTGACCGTCACACCAGTTGGTCCGGACGTGCTTGTCCAGGGCTTTTTCCACTCCATTCCACACGTGACAGCCCAGGCTGCAGCCACGTGCTCCACTTGAGGGAGAAACCAATCATGTTTACAGGAATTATCGAACAAGTCGGCTGCATCACGCGCGCCGCAGAAGAAGACGGCCACCTGCGCCTGAACATCGCGCCTGAACGGATGTGGACGGATCTCCATCTCGGCGAGAGTATCGCTGTGGGTGGAACCTGCCTGACTGTGACGGGGTGGAATGCTCAGACCTTCAGCGTCGATCTGTCCCACGAAACGTTGGCCAAGACTGCGCCCCACTGGGCGTCTGGCACCCGCGTGAACCTGGAGCGCGCCATGAGCGCCTCTGCCCGCTTCGGCGGCCACGTCGTCAGCGGTCATGTGGACGGGGTCGCCGAAGTGCAAGACGTCCGTGAGGAACCCGGCGCCTACACCATGCGCGTTCGCGCGCCCCGCCACCTCGCCCGGTTCCTGGTGCCCAAAGGCAGCG is a genomic window of Deinococcus sp. QL22 containing:
- a CDS encoding 7-carboxy-7-deazaguanine synthase QueE, with the protein product MKYPVYERFYTWQGEGVHLGRAAYFIRLYGCPQACPWCDSAGTWHKDYRPAGVTLMSDTDLAEVVRQDSPDGAVVVITGGEPILFDLAPLVDALHALGRRVHLETSGIAPLRGDIDWVTLSPKPFGQWPEASVVAQASEVKIIVHDPADIAAGLDTLTGLREDAVIWLHPEWSKARERDMGVLNAITDAVKANPRLRAGYQMHKLYRADDLDVHSDKRLIPLGGNAQLGY
- a CDS encoding 6-carboxytetrahydropterin synthase, with translation MPWTLTTEFTFDSAHVITGYDGPCGRLHGHTYRVRMALTSEQLRPSAHVKRHIMVADFKTLKWAKKDVDQGGLDHAYLNDLPDLGDDTTAEVIVAYLHRKTLERVRADLPDGDDGDDLRLRVTLWETPDSSCEYWE
- the queF gene encoding preQ(1) synthase; amino-acid sequence: MTNAIPGTDCGPQNPGFDRRYDVQGLDAIDVAVLGTFPHLREDDPVRYPGEPMQIEIITDEFSPVCPWSGLPDFGRLEIRYHPRDTCVELKSLKYYLTSYRFVGIYHEHATRRVLAGLVALLNPLSLEVRCDYGMRGGINTICTAKYLSPSAAP
- the ribD gene encoding bifunctional diaminohydroxyphosphoribosylaminopyrimidine deaminase/5-amino-6-(5-phosphoribosylamino)uracil reductase RibD; the encoded protein is MYTGIHPPDQLFMQEALTLAARGLGRTTPNPPVGCVIVREGKVVGRGFHPRAGEPHAEVFALREAGARARGATAYVTLEPCSHFGHTPPCADALIAAGVSRVVVAALDPNPQVGGHGVERLHAAGIDVTVGVLAPEALRQQAGFRSLILRKRPWVIYKYAMTLDGRVAATSGDSRWISGEAARALVHRWRDELDAVGVGGGTVLADDPRLTTRGVPGGRDPRPVLFDRRGRTPGTARALRPGAVVVTAPGRDTTHLEAEGVDIVHADGLSEALEALGTLSISSLLLEGGPILAGALFAADLIDEVRAFVSPKLLGLGLNPLAAPGPLRMSQARDLQGVTVTPVGPDVLVQGFFHSIPHVTAQAAATCST
- a CDS encoding riboflavin synthase; translation: MFTGIIEQVGCITRAAEEDGHLRLNIAPERMWTDLHLGESIAVGGTCLTVTGWNAQTFSVDLSHETLAKTAPHWASGTRVNLERAMSASARFGGHVVSGHVDGVAEVQDVREEPGAYTMRVRAPRHLARFLVPKGSVTVDGVSLTVVDVGGPGGSRADLVPDEFTLWLVPHTLEVTTLHTWQAGTTVNLEADQMAKYVERLILMRDWEAAQVGQEEVAR